A DNA window from Paraburkholderia sp. IMGN_8 contains the following coding sequences:
- the wrbA gene encoding NAD(P)H:quinone oxidoreductase, with translation MSKVLVLYYSSYGHVEALADAIADGARAAGATVDVKRVPETVPLEVAKGAYFKLDQKAPVATVAELADYDAIVVGTPTRFGRISSQMASFLDQAGSLWLSGALNGKIGGAFTSTASQHGGQETTLFSIITNLMHFGMTIVGLPYSHQGQMTLDEITGGAPYGATTVAGGQGQRQPSENELAGARHQGELIAKTANKLFA, from the coding sequence ATGTCAAAGGTCCTTGTGCTGTACTACTCCTCCTATGGACACGTGGAAGCGCTGGCGGATGCCATCGCCGACGGTGCGCGCGCTGCAGGCGCGACGGTCGACGTCAAGCGTGTGCCGGAAACGGTACCTCTGGAGGTGGCCAAAGGCGCCTACTTCAAGTTGGACCAGAAGGCGCCAGTCGCGACAGTCGCGGAACTCGCCGACTATGATGCAATCGTCGTCGGCACACCGACTCGCTTCGGGCGCATATCCTCGCAGATGGCCTCATTTCTGGATCAGGCCGGCAGCCTGTGGTTAAGCGGTGCGCTCAATGGCAAGATCGGAGGTGCCTTTACGTCGACGGCCAGCCAACACGGCGGGCAGGAGACGACGCTCTTCTCGATCATTACCAACCTGATGCACTTTGGCATGACCATTGTCGGTCTGCCGTACAGCCATCAAGGCCAAATGACGCTGGATGAGATCACGGGAGGAGCACCGTATGGCGCCACGACGGTCGCAGGTGGCCAAGGTCAACGTCAGCCAAGTGAAAACGAACTGGCCGGCGCCCGCCATCAAGGGGAACTGATCGCAAAGACTGCGAA
- a CDS encoding IS5 family transposase, with the protein MGPKTPMPEQDFFRHPLREQINLKHPLVRLAELINWERLGALMSESFVSGKGRPASSPRLIAGLLYLQHTFDLSDEEVVWQWVENPYWQVFTGETYLQTEPPIDPSSLTRWRKRLGEAGVEELLAETIEAAKRAGVIKAASVKRVIVDTTVMEKAISHPTDSRLLERCREHLVKAAARHGLKLRQNYNREAPRLGLQIGRYAHAKQYKRMRKALRTLRSRVGRVMRDVERQVAQVADPGRAALMELIGRTKRILAQKPKDKNKLYALHAPEVECLAKGKARKPYEFGVKVSITTTHREGLVVGMRSMPGNPYDGHTLAEALEQAAILSDVTPEVAIVDRGYKGVAVDGVKIYHPGLRRGITRGLRAMIRRRSAIEPAIGHMKTDGKLDRNWLKGALGDAMHAVLCGAGHNLRMILRKLRLLCVFILAAMLNRRNAAVPSP; encoded by the coding sequence ATGGGCCCGAAGACACCTATGCCGGAACAAGATTTCTTCCGGCATCCGCTGCGCGAACAGATCAACCTGAAGCATCCGCTGGTGCGGTTGGCCGAGCTGATCAACTGGGAGCGGCTGGGCGCGTTAATGAGCGAGAGCTTCGTGTCGGGCAAAGGTCGACCGGCGAGCTCGCCGCGCCTGATTGCGGGGCTGCTGTATTTGCAGCACACATTCGATCTGTCCGACGAAGAGGTCGTCTGGCAATGGGTGGAGAACCCGTACTGGCAGGTGTTCACCGGTGAGACCTATTTGCAGACCGAACCGCCGATCGACCCGTCGAGCCTGACGCGCTGGCGCAAACGACTGGGCGAAGCCGGCGTTGAAGAGCTGCTGGCCGAGACGATCGAGGCGGCCAAACGTGCCGGTGTGATCAAGGCCGCGAGCGTGAAGCGGGTGATCGTCGACACCACGGTGATGGAAAAGGCGATCTCCCATCCAACCGATTCACGCCTGCTCGAGCGGTGTCGCGAACATCTGGTGAAGGCGGCCGCGCGGCATGGCCTGAAGCTGCGGCAGAACTACAACCGCGAGGCGCCGCGTCTGGGGCTGCAGATTGGCCGCTACGCTCACGCGAAGCAGTACAAGCGCATGAGGAAAGCACTGCGCACGCTGCGTTCACGCGTTGGACGGGTGATGCGCGATGTGGAGCGACAGGTCGCCCAGGTGGCAGACCCCGGCCGTGCTGCATTGATGGAGCTGATTGGCCGCACGAAGCGCATCCTGGCGCAGAAGCCGAAGGACAAGAACAAGCTGTACGCGCTGCATGCGCCGGAAGTCGAGTGTCTGGCCAAAGGCAAGGCGCGCAAGCCATACGAATTCGGCGTGAAGGTGTCGATCACGACGACTCACAGGGAAGGACTGGTAGTTGGCATGCGCTCGATGCCGGGCAATCCGTATGACGGTCATACGCTGGCTGAAGCGCTGGAGCAGGCGGCAATCCTGAGCGACGTCACGCCGGAAGTCGCCATCGTCGACCGTGGATACAAGGGTGTCGCCGTCGACGGCGTGAAGATCTACCACCCGGGCCTGCGGCGGGGTATCACACGCGGACTACGCGCGATGATCAGACGGCGCAGCGCAATCGAGCCAGCCATCGGTCACATGAAGACAGACGGAAAACTCGATCGGAACTGGCTCAAAGGTGCGCTGGGCGACGCGATGCACGCGGTGCTGTGCGGCGCTGGCCACAACCTCCGGATGATCCTGAGGAAGCTACGGCTTCTTTGCGTCTTTATTCTGGCTGCCATGCTTAACCGCCGCAATGCTGCGGTCCCATCGCCGTAA
- a CDS encoding DedA family protein, which yields MLRDLVLTHGAAVVFANVLLESLGLPIPAFPILVIAGACSVAMNTPVSPLVALSVLGALIGDTIWFWSGRRFGRQLLRGVCRLSLSRDSCVSNTAHFFERWGARILLVSKFIPGMSTVALLMAGSSNVRPLTFLVLDACGAVIWTGTGVLLGTLGVSVVDPVVRVLDMCGSSILAILATLSSPS from the coding sequence ATGCTGCGAGATTTGGTCTTAACCCATGGCGCGGCTGTTGTTTTTGCAAACGTCCTTCTCGAATCACTTGGCCTGCCAATACCCGCATTTCCTATTCTTGTAATTGCTGGGGCATGCTCCGTGGCGATGAACACACCGGTTTCGCCGCTGGTCGCGCTCTCGGTGTTGGGCGCGCTTATCGGCGATACTATCTGGTTCTGGTCCGGTCGGCGGTTTGGAAGGCAGTTGCTGCGCGGCGTCTGCCGACTTTCGTTGTCCCGCGACAGCTGCGTGAGTAACACGGCTCATTTCTTTGAACGCTGGGGAGCACGGATATTACTGGTGTCAAAGTTCATTCCGGGCATGTCTACTGTCGCGCTTTTAATGGCCGGGTCGAGCAATGTGAGGCCATTGACCTTCCTCGTACTCGACGCATGCGGCGCCGTAATCTGGACGGGCACGGGTGTATTACTGGGTACTCTTGGTGTCTCCGTTGTGGATCCTGTCGTGCGCGTACTGGACATGTGCGGTTCAAGCATTCTCGCAATCCTCGCGACCCTAAGTAGTCCGTCCTGA
- a CDS encoding acyloxyacyl hydrolase, which translates to MQKKKSNLRCKVFRAAVFCTLAIASTGATGDQFGVQFAGGVADHDVKKEDLGLVWDPGLIWWEIGGYHFTLVGEAHVAYWDIQEDRAAHPNIWEFGLTPLFRFIKSSGWVRPYIEAGAGVRMLSHVRETGDRTFSSSFQFAEIVGVGAQFGSRQQYQAGFRFQHLSNAGLEHPNPGINFSEVYLQYNF; encoded by the coding sequence ATGCAAAAAAAGAAAAGTAATCTCCGATGCAAAGTTTTCCGGGCTGCAGTGTTTTGCACATTGGCAATTGCTTCCACGGGTGCCACTGGTGATCAGTTCGGCGTCCAGTTTGCCGGCGGCGTCGCCGATCATGACGTTAAAAAAGAAGATCTCGGCCTAGTTTGGGATCCAGGTCTAATCTGGTGGGAAATCGGCGGATATCACTTCACGCTGGTCGGGGAGGCGCATGTTGCATACTGGGACATCCAGGAAGACCGCGCCGCGCATCCGAACATCTGGGAGTTCGGGCTAACACCTTTGTTCCGCTTCATCAAGAGTTCGGGTTGGGTTCGCCCGTATATCGAAGCGGGCGCGGGCGTGCGGATGCTTTCGCATGTGCGAGAGACGGGAGACCGAACATTTTCGTCGTCGTTCCAGTTCGCAGAAATCGTTGGTGTCGGTGCACAGTTCGGTTCACGCCAGCAATACCAGGCCGGGTTCAGGTTTCAACATCTGTCTAATGCCGGCCTAGAACATCCCAATCCCGGCATCAACTTCAGCGAAGTCTATCTGCAATACAATTTCTAA
- a CDS encoding fumarylacetoacetate hydrolase family protein, producing MSYQLFSYLDAAGKPRAGIATESGHFDLGCLDLSNVNSVDFDINQLDVDSVLEQWPQAHEQLKTLATAVSEDSSIGANAKLDANALSFAAPLNRPGIIYAAGANYRDHVEAMGRAFNMQLTLDPRADGIPPWHFIKAGRATLAGHKQNVVYPDHTQRLDWEAELAVIIGRPAQNVSVDDALSYVAGYTVANDLSARDNLRRDQVDPSSPFRFDWIGHKCFTGACPLGPYFTPAEFVASPENLGIKLWLNGELKQDSNTRNHLYSVADQIAYLSGRLTLYPGDIILTGTPAGVGMETGTFLERGDVMKVWIESLGQLETTIV from the coding sequence GTGAGCTACCAACTTTTTAGTTATCTCGACGCTGCCGGCAAACCCCGCGCAGGCATCGCGACCGAAAGCGGTCATTTTGACCTCGGTTGCCTCGACCTGAGCAATGTTAACTCGGTCGATTTCGACATTAACCAACTCGACGTCGATAGCGTGTTGGAGCAATGGCCTCAAGCTCACGAACAACTGAAGACGCTTGCGACAGCCGTTTCAGAAGACAGCTCAATTGGTGCGAATGCCAAGCTGGATGCAAACGCGCTGTCGTTTGCCGCCCCGTTGAACCGTCCCGGAATAATATACGCCGCTGGTGCCAACTACCGCGATCACGTCGAGGCGATGGGCCGAGCGTTCAACATGCAGCTTACGCTCGACCCCCGTGCGGACGGCATTCCTCCGTGGCACTTCATCAAAGCCGGTCGTGCAACGCTCGCTGGCCACAAGCAAAATGTGGTCTATCCCGATCATACGCAACGTCTTGACTGGGAAGCTGAGCTGGCCGTCATCATTGGCCGTCCTGCACAGAACGTAAGTGTGGACGATGCGCTCAGCTACGTTGCCGGATATACCGTCGCCAACGACCTTTCAGCGCGAGACAACCTGCGCCGTGACCAAGTTGATCCGTCTTCACCCTTCCGTTTCGACTGGATCGGTCACAAATGTTTCACCGGAGCTTGTCCGTTGGGCCCGTACTTCACCCCGGCCGAATTCGTCGCGTCTCCGGAAAATCTCGGCATCAAACTTTGGTTGAACGGTGAGCTCAAGCAGGATTCGAACACCCGCAACCATCTCTATTCGGTCGCGGATCAAATCGCCTATCTTAGCGGGCGGCTTACGCTATACCCCGGCGACATTATTCTTACTGGAACGCCAGCCGGCGTTGGCATGGAGACCGGAACGTTTCTTGAGCGCGGTGACGTGATGAAAGTCTGGATAGAGAGTCTGGGCCAACTGGAAACGACCATCGTCTAA
- a CDS encoding YciI family protein: MNDLSSVLQGMLNKTLYVVLRKPRDLTRVSEVLPRHIEWIISAERRGEIFLSGPFTGPGQPGEHGGMTILRASSQEGAQQLIEADPFIAEGVFEVEVKPWLLMEGSLTCNFTLSNQQSKLY, from the coding sequence ATGAACGATCTCTCCTCCGTCCTCCAAGGGATGTTGAACAAAACCCTGTACGTAGTCTTGCGCAAGCCGCGCGACCTGACGCGGGTCTCAGAAGTTCTACCGCGCCACATCGAATGGATTATCAGCGCAGAACGACGCGGAGAGATTTTTCTTTCGGGCCCCTTCACTGGCCCTGGGCAACCTGGTGAACACGGTGGCATGACAATTCTGCGAGCATCAAGCCAGGAAGGCGCACAACAGCTCATTGAGGCCGACCCCTTTATCGCAGAGGGCGTATTCGAGGTTGAAGTCAAACCATGGCTGCTCATGGAAGGAAGCCTGACGTGCAACTTCACCCTATCGAATCAGCAATCAAAGCTTTATTGA
- a CDS encoding VOC family protein: protein MIRNLNHIGLTVPSLEIGRAFYECFGLQTHASGKDLVFRCEGRDQDQVRLMEGPTKRLAYVSFGTHKGGLQPLRDRLEAAGVEIVDAPFDVSFGGIWFKDPDGDWINVQEAEDAGSTLAPTAEINSPQRYRRIGTRACDVTSSQKKARPRRLGHLIKFSTDVDRAVEFYGKVLGLLVSDKALDILAFMRSPFGGDHHMIGIAKGPHTGLHHISFEVGDIDEIEMGAQALLAAGYKDGFGLGRHGPGSNYFHYIRDPWNSLVEYFWDIDVIPENADWTPMATNPQEVHAVLNAVWSQSPAPDDFIVNFEEPH from the coding sequence ATGATCCGCAACTTGAACCACATTGGGCTGACCGTGCCGTCGCTGGAAATCGGCCGAGCCTTCTATGAATGCTTTGGTCTTCAAACGCATGCATCTGGAAAGGACCTCGTCTTTCGCTGCGAAGGACGTGACCAGGATCAGGTCCGTTTGATGGAAGGCCCGACGAAGCGTCTCGCGTACGTGTCTTTCGGTACACATAAGGGTGGCCTGCAGCCGCTCAGAGATCGACTTGAAGCTGCCGGCGTGGAAATCGTGGATGCTCCGTTCGACGTGTCTTTCGGCGGCATCTGGTTTAAGGATCCGGACGGCGACTGGATCAACGTGCAGGAGGCCGAGGATGCCGGATCGACACTCGCACCGACGGCAGAGATCAATTCGCCGCAGCGGTATCGTCGCATCGGCACGCGTGCATGTGACGTTACGTCATCGCAAAAAAAGGCACGCCCCCGCCGCCTCGGTCATCTGATTAAGTTCTCGACCGACGTTGACCGAGCGGTCGAATTCTACGGCAAAGTGCTTGGCCTGTTGGTGTCTGATAAAGCGCTCGACATCCTCGCATTCATGCGTTCGCCCTTTGGCGGAGATCATCACATGATCGGAATTGCGAAAGGGCCACACACCGGTCTGCACCATATCAGCTTCGAAGTGGGCGACATCGACGAAATAGAGATGGGCGCGCAGGCCCTACTCGCAGCTGGCTACAAGGACGGCTTCGGTCTCGGTCGGCATGGCCCGGGCTCCAACTATTTTCACTATATCCGCGACCCGTGGAACAGCTTGGTTGAGTACTTCTGGGACATTGACGTAATCCCGGAAAATGCGGACTGGACACCGATGGCAACCAACCCGCAAGAAGTGCATGCGGTACTTAACGCCGTGTGGTCGCAGTCGCCGGCACCCGATGACTTTATCGTCAACTTCGAAGAACCGCATTGA
- a CDS encoding NIPSNAP family protein has protein sequence MIIEQRTYTLKPGTVHQFLALYEAEGLEVQSSALGNLVGYFTTETGELNRVVQLWGFSTFEDRLLRRKELSSSDAWRAFLAKAGSFVAEQRTELLTPAPFSPIR, from the coding sequence ATGATTATTGAACAACGAACCTACACGCTTAAACCTGGGACCGTCCATCAATTTCTGGCGCTCTACGAGGCCGAAGGTCTCGAAGTTCAGTCATCCGCGCTGGGGAATCTGGTCGGCTATTTCACTACCGAGACCGGCGAGCTAAACCGCGTGGTGCAATTGTGGGGCTTCTCGACGTTTGAGGACCGACTTCTGCGCCGCAAGGAGCTTTCCAGCTCAGACGCCTGGCGCGCCTTCCTCGCCAAGGCAGGTTCGTTCGTCGCTGAACAGCGCACTGAACTGCTGACGCCGGCGCCCTTTTCTCCCATTCGCTGA
- a CDS encoding NAD(P)-dependent oxidoreductase, whose amino-acid sequence MNTVGIVGLGQLGLPIATNLTSAGFRVVGFPRSSAAAFAAVGGIALGSPAEVLKEAEVLLLCLPSESAQLQVLDGDDGLLKSGVRNKTVIELSTYRRSFKLAQEARLVQAGLSVLECEVSGSPPMVSQKKAALFVGGSKELYEGCRAVLDAIAPTQFHLGPFGAALNMKLIANALLAIHTLAAAEALNLGARAGFDPHLVVEAIRQSAGASTMFAIRAPMMADRRFEPAPGPFTTLEKYLDLASELAIDSGSATPLFATALPYYRRAVEQGIGDQDISAVITLLEEESKSNIRTLS is encoded by the coding sequence GTGAATACAGTGGGTATAGTTGGCCTCGGTCAACTCGGACTCCCGATCGCAACAAATCTGACTAGCGCAGGCTTCCGCGTCGTCGGTTTCCCGCGCAGCAGTGCGGCAGCCTTCGCGGCAGTGGGCGGAATCGCGTTGGGGAGTCCGGCTGAGGTACTGAAGGAGGCCGAGGTTCTACTGCTCTGCCTGCCAAGCGAAAGTGCCCAACTCCAGGTGCTCGACGGTGACGACGGCCTGCTGAAATCAGGCGTTCGGAACAAGACAGTCATCGAACTGAGCACGTACCGACGTAGTTTCAAGTTGGCGCAGGAAGCGCGACTGGTACAGGCCGGCCTCTCCGTTCTGGAGTGCGAGGTCAGCGGTTCTCCGCCAATGGTCAGTCAAAAGAAAGCAGCACTCTTCGTCGGCGGCTCAAAGGAATTGTATGAGGGTTGCCGTGCTGTGCTGGACGCTATTGCCCCGACCCAATTCCATCTTGGCCCATTCGGCGCGGCGCTGAATATGAAGCTGATCGCCAACGCTCTGCTCGCGATCCATACACTCGCAGCGGCGGAGGCCTTGAACCTTGGCGCTCGTGCCGGTTTCGACCCGCATCTTGTCGTGGAGGCAATCCGGCAAAGCGCCGGTGCCTCGACGATGTTTGCAATCCGCGCTCCAATGATGGCGGACCGTCGCTTTGAGCCGGCACCCGGACCCTTCACCACCCTCGAGAAATACCTGGATCTGGCGTCCGAACTGGCTATCGACTCCGGCTCCGCCACACCACTCTTTGCCACTGCCCTGCCGTACTACCGACGTGCCGTCGAGCAGGGCATTGGCGACCAGGATATCTCGGCGGTCATCACGCTGCTCGAGGAAGAATCTAAATCGAATATCAGGACTCTTTCATGA
- a CDS encoding LysR family transcriptional regulator: protein MKDLNLLYVFEALWRDRSVTIAAENLGLTQAAVSASLKRLRATYGDKLFILVGRRMEPTAVAIDISQPLIESLNLVRKTTGVPQPFCPEQSQRMFTIRTRDIGEVVFLPALYRELQGIAPDIKLQTLFTRVEDTIPALGNGRLDVAVGYLPALERDIHRKPLFKQRYVCVMRKGHPLEKEAIDAETIARADHLLVEFGGTGHLLLERALIDAGARDRIKVRIPQYLSAPHCLLASDLVWIAPEILASTLSRYFPLTYRPEPLGLEPFEIALYWHDRYHHDPANRWFRSMIVGLFKTAVKQPLPAGSDLQFLSEPFQFQDLESADHAPERIWTKRSGQRRIRVVAATS from the coding sequence GTGAAAGACCTCAATTTGCTATACGTGTTCGAAGCGCTGTGGCGTGATAGGTCCGTAACTATCGCCGCAGAAAATCTTGGTTTGACCCAGGCGGCTGTCAGTGCTTCGTTGAAACGGCTGAGAGCGACATATGGCGACAAGCTGTTCATACTTGTTGGGCGGCGCATGGAGCCGACTGCGGTTGCCATCGACATTTCCCAGCCGCTGATCGAATCGCTGAACCTTGTCCGCAAGACGACCGGGGTTCCTCAGCCCTTTTGTCCGGAACAGTCCCAACGAATGTTCACTATTCGTACCCGTGACATAGGCGAGGTTGTCTTCCTGCCTGCGCTTTATCGGGAACTCCAGGGCATCGCACCGGATATCAAACTGCAGACGCTCTTCACCAGGGTTGAGGACACGATTCCCGCGCTAGGCAACGGGCGACTCGACGTTGCCGTCGGCTATCTGCCGGCGCTGGAACGGGATATCCATCGCAAGCCGTTGTTCAAGCAGCGGTACGTGTGTGTGATGCGGAAAGGGCATCCGCTGGAAAAGGAGGCGATCGACGCGGAGACCATCGCCCGCGCTGACCACCTATTAGTGGAATTCGGGGGTACTGGCCATCTGCTGCTCGAGCGTGCGCTCATTGACGCCGGAGCTAGGGATCGAATCAAGGTGCGAATTCCCCAGTATCTTTCTGCACCACATTGCCTGCTGGCCTCTGACCTCGTGTGGATCGCGCCTGAAATACTCGCCTCGACGTTGAGTCGCTATTTTCCGCTCACCTATCGCCCGGAGCCGCTTGGGCTGGAACCATTTGAAATCGCGCTTTACTGGCACGACCGCTATCACCACGATCCCGCAAACCGATGGTTTCGCTCAATGATCGTCGGCCTGTTTAAGACGGCAGTCAAGCAACCGCTTCCTGCGGGCTCAGACCTTCAGTTCCTTTCGGAGCCATTTCAGTTCCAGGATCTTGAAAGCGCCGATCATGCGCCGGAGCGAATCTGGACAAAACGGAGCGGGCAGCGGCGGATTCGAGTTGTTGCGGCTACGTCGTAA
- a CDS encoding aromatic ring-hydroxylating dioxygenase subunit alpha, with amino-acid sequence MYLKNAWYVAGWGHEIQRSLTQRWIIGEPLVMYRTEAGKAVALEDRCPHRRAALSKGNLIGDTVQCGYHGVTLNCAGACVAIPGQEQIPPSMKVRAYPVAEKWQWVWVWMGDPEAADESLIPDFRYNSEPGWLSTGGCIDVKANYQLLTDNLLDLTHETYVHGKTIGNSAVVETPMTHRVEGREVHVERIIKDAPPPPLFARVRNLDGHIDRWQVIRFQPPANVSIDARGYPVGTEDLEKGLRWFSINTITPVDERTSKYYWTITRCFALEDEAITKLIHDSILATFMEDVEILEAQQIMIETDSPTKAEVGVRADSGSVAARRILEKLVRQESAAATQ; translated from the coding sequence ATGTACTTGAAAAACGCTTGGTATGTCGCCGGCTGGGGCCATGAGATCCAGCGCTCGCTCACGCAGCGATGGATCATCGGTGAGCCGCTCGTGATGTATCGCACAGAGGCGGGAAAGGCCGTTGCCCTTGAAGACCGTTGCCCGCACCGGCGCGCAGCCCTCTCCAAGGGCAACCTCATCGGCGATACTGTGCAATGCGGTTACCACGGCGTCACGCTCAACTGCGCGGGGGCCTGTGTCGCGATTCCCGGACAGGAGCAGATTCCGCCTTCAATGAAGGTGCGTGCTTACCCCGTGGCGGAGAAGTGGCAGTGGGTATGGGTGTGGATGGGCGACCCTGAGGCGGCCGACGAATCCCTGATTCCGGACTTCCGGTATAACAGCGAGCCGGGCTGGTTGTCGACCGGCGGGTGCATTGATGTAAAAGCCAACTACCAGTTGCTGACGGATAATCTTCTGGATCTGACGCACGAAACATACGTTCACGGCAAAACCATCGGCAACTCCGCCGTGGTGGAGACGCCGATGACGCATCGGGTGGAAGGGCGCGAAGTCCATGTGGAGCGAATTATCAAGGACGCGCCGCCGCCTCCTTTGTTTGCTCGTGTGCGAAACCTGGACGGACACATCGACCGTTGGCAGGTGATCCGCTTCCAGCCTCCGGCGAATGTCTCTATCGATGCCAGAGGATATCCGGTCGGCACCGAGGATCTGGAAAAAGGCTTGCGGTGGTTCTCCATCAATACCATTACGCCGGTGGATGAGCGTACGAGCAAGTATTATTGGACAATCACGCGTTGTTTTGCCTTGGAGGACGAGGCAATCACCAAGCTGATTCACGATTCCATTCTGGCCACCTTTATGGAAGACGTGGAAATCCTTGAAGCTCAGCAGATCATGATTGAAACCGACAGCCCCACGAAAGCAGAAGTGGGGGTGCGGGCGGACAGCGGGTCTGTGGCGGCGCGACGCATTCTTGAAAAACTTGTGCGGCAAGAGTCAGCCGCAGCTACTCAATAA
- a CDS encoding GntR family transcriptional regulator: MGDILSADSVQTVNSSVLHFQAPQSIGDGIASILRDRIAGGVYAPGSWIRESALAEEFPVSNGPIREALQTLVNEELLVREPRRGVRVVDLSDEEIVEIFQMRLALLEFAAELTARRVTRSQLDVARALLREMDVVLAKHDIDAQMPIGGQLSHWICTSSGNVRLAQNWSRLTYQTRMYIHASLRKSKHLENVGRLWHALVDAIEGGDVSGARMAVRGLVRRTLEDLGLEADL; encoded by the coding sequence ATGGGCGACATTCTCTCTGCCGATTCGGTTCAGACCGTGAACTCATCGGTGCTCCATTTCCAGGCGCCTCAGTCCATCGGCGATGGCATCGCTTCAATTTTGCGTGACCGTATTGCCGGAGGAGTCTATGCGCCTGGAAGCTGGATCCGGGAGAGCGCTCTGGCGGAGGAATTCCCCGTCTCGAACGGCCCGATTCGCGAGGCACTGCAGACGCTCGTGAATGAAGAGTTGCTGGTGCGTGAACCTAGGCGCGGCGTTCGTGTCGTGGACCTCAGCGACGAGGAAATCGTGGAAATCTTCCAGATGCGCCTCGCCTTGCTCGAGTTCGCAGCTGAACTTACGGCACGGCGAGTGACTCGGTCGCAGCTAGACGTTGCGCGAGCTCTTTTGCGCGAGATGGATGTGGTGCTTGCCAAGCACGACATCGATGCACAAATGCCTATCGGCGGTCAGTTGAGCCATTGGATCTGTACAAGTTCCGGAAACGTCAGGCTTGCTCAGAATTGGAGCCGCCTGACGTACCAGACGCGAATGTATATCCACGCCTCGCTGCGCAAAAGCAAGCACCTTGAGAATGTCGGGCGGCTATGGCATGCCTTGGTCGACGCGATTGAAGGAGGGGATGTGTCGGGAGCTCGAATGGCCGTTCGAGGTCTGGTGCGCCGTACCCTCGAAGACTTGGGTCTCGAAGCAGATCTTTGA
- a CDS encoding 2Fe-2S iron-sulfur cluster-binding protein: MENSQTLIVSDLVQQTARIRGFVLRHPQGLDLPVFEAGAHLDVSVPLASGEVVQRSYSIASSPAHRDYYLLGVLREHSGRGGSAAMHTGVAVGQLLTCSQPKNQFGISPGAKNHLLIAGGIGITPLLSMLHVLVSEGKSFRLCYCARSAEDAAFLSEISDLAGDRLALYFDGGDVTRGIDLDAELRDAPDGSEVYVCGPRGLNEAVIAAAARASWSPERVHFEFFGAAAPAKGDQPFRVILKQSGMTVEVARDESILDAVIRHDIEPLYDCKRGECGLCATAVIEGEVDHRDYVLTAADKSERKQMCICVSRAKQGDLVLDL; this comes from the coding sequence ATGGAAAATAGCCAGACACTTATCGTTTCCGACCTGGTGCAGCAGACAGCGAGAATTCGCGGATTTGTTCTGCGCCATCCTCAAGGCCTAGATTTGCCGGTGTTTGAGGCCGGCGCGCACCTGGACGTTTCAGTTCCGCTCGCCTCAGGAGAGGTCGTGCAGCGCTCGTACTCTATCGCGAGTTCGCCGGCGCATCGTGACTACTATCTGCTAGGTGTGTTGCGGGAGCATTCTGGTCGCGGCGGCTCTGCGGCGATGCATACGGGTGTGGCGGTTGGTCAATTGCTAACTTGCAGCCAGCCCAAGAACCAGTTCGGCATTTCTCCAGGCGCGAAGAACCATCTCTTGATTGCCGGCGGTATCGGAATCACGCCGCTTCTGTCCATGCTCCACGTTCTCGTGTCGGAGGGCAAGAGCTTCAGGCTCTGCTATTGCGCGCGGAGCGCTGAGGACGCTGCATTCCTGTCTGAGATTTCTGATCTGGCAGGGGACCGGCTGGCTCTCTATTTCGACGGCGGCGATGTGACTCGAGGCATTGACCTCGACGCAGAGCTGCGTGATGCCCCGGATGGGAGTGAGGTTTATGTCTGCGGGCCACGCGGACTGAACGAAGCAGTGATTGCCGCTGCCGCACGCGCCAGCTGGTCACCTGAGCGAGTGCACTTCGAGTTCTTCGGAGCCGCTGCGCCTGCGAAGGGCGACCAGCCGTTTCGCGTAATCCTGAAGCAAAGCGGGATGACTGTTGAAGTGGCACGCGACGAGTCCATCCTTGACGCAGTTATCCGTCACGACATTGAGCCGCTTTACGATTGCAAACGGGGCGAGTGCGGCCTGTGCGCAACCGCCGTAATCGAAGGCGAAGTTGATCATCGCGATTACGTGCTCACGGCCGCTGACAAATCCGAACGGAAACAGATGTGCATCTGTGTTTCGCGCGCCAAGCAGGGCGACCTGGTGCTCGATCTTTAA